A DNA window from Choristoneura fumiferana chromosome 2, NRCan_CFum_1, whole genome shotgun sequence contains the following coding sequences:
- the LOC141445316 gene encoding uncharacterized protein: MVRRREFRRSVLTQFCTTLLWLLTCFNDLNALKIVKVVVPEIIQYGVQDAVILDCDYTYGNDTSGLVVKWFFRNKTRPVYQWIPSQKPQDLGILRSRVDLTYRASTDPLRMHRALRIVKPNTDISGDYTCVVSTFMEEDQRTKQMIVFVPETNFRLIQNKTDDDTVNVICAAEGAFPAPNLTLATPDRLLDGVTKHLKLVNGRYSAVASVTLRDANLPSPAEFICTLRIPLAKYVVRKEAIYYPGPISTTPEMPTAADMQLAAAVGSKGANLYTAITVVMLPVLAQILVS, translated from the exons ATCTGAACGCGTTAAAAATAGTGAAAGTGGTGGTGCCTGAAATAATTCAATATGGCGTTCAGGACGCTGTTATACTAGACTGTGATTACACATACGGCAACGACACATCAGGACTGGTAGTGAAGTGGTTCTTTAGGAATAAAACGCGGCCGGTTTACCAGTGGATACCGTCGCAAAAACCCcaagatttgggtattttaaGGAGTAGGGTAGACTTGACATACAGAGCGTCCACTGATCCGCTGAGGATGCACAGAGCTCTAAGAATAGTAAAACCAAATACTGACATTTCTGGAGACTACACATGTGTAGTTTCTACTTTCATGGAGGAGGATCAGAGGACAAAACAGATGATTGTTTTTG TTCCCGAGACCAACTTCCGCCTCATCCAGAATAAGACTGACGATGACACTGTGAACGTCATCTGCGCGGCGGAAGGGGCCTTCCCGGCGCCGAACCTCACTCTGGCTACGCCTGATAG gcTACTGGATGGCGTAACTAAGCACCTCAAACTAGTAAACGGAAGGTACTCAGCAGTGGCGTCGGTGACGCTACGTGATGCTAACCTGCCCTCACCGGCTGAGTTCATCTGTACCTTGAGGATACCGCTGGCGAAGTACGTCGTCAGAAAAGAAGCCATTTATTATCCAG GACCTATAAGCACTACTCCAGAAATGCCTACGGCAGCGGATATGCAGCTGGCTGCTGCAGTTGGATCAAAAG gagcaAATCTCTACACTGCCATCACCGTGGTCATGCTGCCAGTTCTAGCTCAAATTTTAGTGTCATAA